The window GATTAAAGATGAATTAGATGGTATACAAGTTATTGTGGCTTCAGTTCCAGGAAAAATATCTAAGGGAAGATTCTCCCTTGAAGTAGGAAAGAAAGTAATTAACTTTTACAATGAATACTTTGGCATAAAATACCAATTACCTAAGGAGCACTTAATTGCAATTCCTGAATTTGCCTTTGGAGCCATGGAAAACTGGGGAGCGATAACGTTCAGAGAAACTGCGCTACTAGCTGATGAGAAATCCTCTGTAATCCAGAGGATGAGAGTAGCCGAAGTGGTAGCCCACGAGTTAGCCCACCAATGGTTTGGCGACCTAGTTACCATGAAGTGGTGGGATGACCTATGGCTAAATGAAAGTTTTGCCACATTCATGGGTTATAAAGCAATTGATCACCTATTTCCCAATTGGGACATGTTTGGAGACTTCATACACAGTGAAACGTCAGGGGCAATGCTGAGGGACTCGTTATCAACAACCCATCCAATAGAGGCTCATGTCAAGAGCCCTGAGGAAATTGAACAGATATTTGACGACATAAGCTATGGAAAGGGAGCCAGTATACTGAGAATGATAGAAGGTTATATGGGCAAAGAGGCATTCCAGAAGGGAATTCAAAATTATCTTCAAAAATACAAATTCTCTAATGCTGAGGGACAAGACTTTTGGAATAGCCTTCAGGAGGCGTCAGGTCTACCAATCGCTGATGTCGTAAAAGACTGGATCACTAAGAAAGGCTACCCTGCAGTTAAGGTAGAGGTAGAGGGAACCAAAATAAGATTATACCAGGAGAGGTTCTCGCTAACGCCCCTTAATGAAAATACTACCTATCTTATTCCCCTTACCTTAGAGGTAAATGGTAAAAGGATAACTCAGTTAATGAGAGAGCAGAGTATGACAATAGATGTTGGCAGTGAGGTGAAATCTCTAAAGGTCAATTTAGATAGGGTTGGTTTCTATCGTGTAGAGTATGATAACCTGGATCTATTCCTGAATGCTTATCCTAACCATTATGAAAGGTGGGGATTACTTGATGACTATTACAACTTACTACTGGCAGGTAGAATCAATTATGAAGTTTACGAGAATGCAGTTAAAGAACTAATGAACGACGATAATTACCTAGTTGTAGATGAAATAAGGGGACAACTCTTCTTCTTATGGACAGTAAATCCATCCAAATACACTTTAATAATTGATTTCCTAGAAATTCAGTTACCTAAATGGAGTAAGAGGACAGATGACCTATCGCAAAGAGTTTATGGAAACCTCCTGAGAAGTTTTGCATATGTCGACGATAGGTTTGCTCAAGGATTATCAATATCATTCGACAACTATGATAGTTTGAATCCTAATTTAAAGGAGGCTGTTGCAATAGCCTATGCAATAACTCAAGGTGAAAATGGATATGACGAACTCCTAAGGAAATACAGAGAGGAGAAATTTGATGAAGAAAAACAAAGAATACTAAACGCAATGCTAAGTTTTAGAGAACCTTACCTAGTGGTTAACACTTTGAGTTTAGCATTAAACGGGGAAATAAAGAGGCAGGATACAGCAAGAATAATTCCTTTGGCATCTGCAAATCCTTATTCCAGATTTGCTGTGTGGAGATGGACTAAGACTTATATGGAGTTCTTAAGGAGCATATACGCAGGTACAGGAATACTTGGAAGAAGCTTTAGAGGAGCTATTCCATACCTAGGTTTAAACATACCTGAGGTGGAAGAGTACTTCACGAGTAATAAATTCCCTGAAATGGAAGTAGAGATAAAGAGCGCCTTAGAAATCCTCAAAGCTTTGAAGAGATTAAGTTAAAATGATTCCTGGTTTATAAGGCAAGGCTATTGATTTTTTACCCTTTATATCTGGAGTTGATGGATCCTTGGAGTTGTATATGTAAATCTCCTTTACGTCAAGTTTATTTAGAAGGAATTGGGCATTAGAGGTCAGAATCTCGCTCTCATTTATACCAATTTCAGCTAAGTCCTTTATCTTATCTGGTAGATCTCCAGCTATCTCATAAGCCAACCTAGCCATTTCTTTATCTCCCACCTCTTTTTCGAAGTCCAGTAGACTCTTCCTCTCTTTAAGGGATTCAATGGCTTTCCTTATCAGCTCTCTCTGCATGTTATCCTCATTAACATATATGATTACAGTTTCAGGTTCCTTTGGCATTTTTGACTTCATGGAGTTAATCAAATCTA is drawn from Sulfolobus acidocaldarius SUSAZ and contains these coding sequences:
- a CDS encoding leucyl aminopeptidase gives rise to the protein MQISKYEVYLDFDFKNLSYRGKEKIYCSIDDELVLDAIGFSIHSVKINGKEVDYNYDEEKLRIKTGKFDGVIEVNFTGKVRERELVGIYKAPYDGGKNYIVSTQFESNHARKFIPCVDHPSYKAVFKIQVRVDKDLDVISNMPIQKVTEEGDKKLVEFYETPKMSTYLLYLGVGKFEEIKDELDGIQVIVASVPGKISKGRFSLEVGKKVINFYNEYFGIKYQLPKEHLIAIPEFAFGAMENWGAITFRETALLADEKSSVIQRMRVAEVVAHELAHQWFGDLVTMKWWDDLWLNESFATFMGYKAIDHLFPNWDMFGDFIHSETSGAMLRDSLSTTHPIEAHVKSPEEIEQIFDDISYGKGASILRMIEGYMGKEAFQKGIQNYLQKYKFSNAEGQDFWNSLQEASGLPIADVVKDWITKKGYPAVKVEVEGTKIRLYQERFSLTPLNENTTYLIPLTLEVNGKRITQLMREQSMTIDVGSEVKSLKVNLDRVGFYRVEYDNLDLFLNAYPNHYERWGLLDDYYNLLLAGRINYEVYENAVKELMNDDNYLVVDEIRGQLFFLWTVNPSKYTLIIDFLEIQLPKWSKRTDDLSQRVYGNLLRSFAYVDDRFAQGLSISFDNYDSLNPNLKEAVAIAYAITQGENGYDELLRKYREEKFDEEKQRILNAMLSFREPYLVVNTLSLALNGEIKRQDTARIIPLASANPYSRFAVWRWTKTYMEFLRSIYAGTGILGRSFRGAIPYLGLNIPEVEEYFTSNKFPEMEVEIKSALEILKALKRLS